The genomic region ACATGTCGTCTTCCATCGGCATCGTGGGTACCGGCTCGTACGTGCCCGAGAACATCGTCAGCAACGAGGAGATCGCGGCCGGCGCGGGGGTGACCGCGGACTGGATACGGTCCAAGACCGGGATCAACCAGCGCCATCGCGCCGCCGACCACGAGGCCACCTCGGACCTGGCCGCCGAGGCCGCCCGGCGGGCGCTGCGGCAGGCCGGCCTGACGGCCGACCAGGTCTCCTTCATCGTGGTCGCCACCTCCACCCCCGACCACCCGCAGCCCGCCACCGCCAGCCTGGTGCAGAACCTGATCGGCGCCCACCGCGCGGCCGCCTTCGACCTCAACGCGGTGTGCAGCGGCTTCCTCTACGCCCTCACCGTCGGCACCCAGATGCTCAAGGCGGGCACCGACCCGGAGGCCCCCTACGGCCTGGTGATCGGGGCCGACATCTACTCCCGGATCCTGGACTACTCCGACCGCAAGACCGCCATCCTGTTCGGCGACGGCGCTGGCGCCGTGGTGCTCGGCCCGGTGCCGGCCGGCCTGGGCGTGGTGGAGACCGCGCTGATCGGCCGCGGCGACCAGCACCAGCTGATCGGCGTCTCGGCCGGCGGCAGCCGCAACCCCGCCACGGCCCGCACGGTGGCCGAGGGCGAGCACTTCTTCCGGATGGACGGCCGCGGGGTGCGCGGCTTCGTCCAGGAGGCCCTGCCCGCCGCGGTCGACGGTCTGCTGACCCGGGCCGGCCTGCCGGCCGAGCAGGTCAAGCACTTCGTGCCGCACCAGGCCAACGGCGTGATGCTGGGCGAGGTCTGGCCGGAGCTCGGGCTGGAGAACGCCCGGATGCACCTGACGGTGGACCAGCACGCCAACACCGGTGCGGCCTCAGTGGCGATCACCCTGGACGACATCCACCGTCAGGGCGCGCTGCGCCGCGGCGAGCTGGTGATGCTGGCCGGCTTCGGCGGCGGGATGAACATCGGCGCCGCGCTGCTGCGCTGGGCGCTGGACGTGCCGTCGACCGAGGTGGAGGAGGCCGAGCTGCTGCTGGAGCAGTCGGACGACACGCTGGCCGACTGGGAGCTGCTCGCGGGGGCCGCTTCCCGCTGACCACAACACCGCTGACCACAACACCGCTGACCACAACACCGCTGACCACAACACCGCTGGCCACAACACTGCTGGCCACAACACCGCTGACCAGAACACCGCCGTTGGAACACTTCGGGAAATGCTGAAGCGCCGGGCTGAGGGGTAGTCACCCTCAGCCCGGCGCTTCGCGTTGCGCGCACGACAGGCCGGGCCGGTCGGCTCGGCCCGCCAGTGCGGGCCCAGCCGACCTCCGCTGGCTCAGCCGACCTTCTCGGGCTTGGTCCGGCACTCGGAGAGTGCGGAGGTGCAGCGTGCCAGC from Kitasatospora azatica KCTC 9699 harbors:
- a CDS encoding 3-oxoacyl-ACP synthase III family protein, which produces MSSSIGIVGTGSYVPENIVSNEEIAAGAGVTADWIRSKTGINQRHRAADHEATSDLAAEAARRALRQAGLTADQVSFIVVATSTPDHPQPATASLVQNLIGAHRAAAFDLNAVCSGFLYALTVGTQMLKAGTDPEAPYGLVIGADIYSRILDYSDRKTAILFGDGAGAVVLGPVPAGLGVVETALIGRGDQHQLIGVSAGGSRNPATARTVAEGEHFFRMDGRGVRGFVQEALPAAVDGLLTRAGLPAEQVKHFVPHQANGVMLGEVWPELGLENARMHLTVDQHANTGAASVAITLDDIHRQGALRRGELVMLAGFGGGMNIGAALLRWALDVPSTEVEEAELLLEQSDDTLADWELLAGAASR